One part of the Panthera leo isolate Ple1 chromosome D4, P.leo_Ple1_pat1.1, whole genome shotgun sequence genome encodes these proteins:
- the LOC122204679 gene encoding N-acetyllactosaminide alpha-1,3-galactosyltransferase-like has translation MILGKQKERMKYRRKTSQLLLLLLFLWALYRQYHVSTKKLQKIYRCWSMNSPSKELKLSDWFSPSQSMNLTTTNWSAPVVWHGTFNEEVLEQYYAKHKITVGLTVFAVGRYIDHYLRKFILSADMFFMVGHKVIIYVLIDDFSRMPWIQLSPLRTIKVFEIKREKRWQDVSMMRMKTISEHVVDHIQREVDFLFCMDVDQVFVRKYGVETLGESVAQLHAYWYKADLIKVPYERSELSEAYIPTGMGDFYYHAAVFGGTPTQVLNIARECLKGIMNDKKNSIEAVWHDESHLNKYFFLHKPAKLLSPEYCWDFTRTDIINIRNIKLSWAKKDYKHLRVKL, from the exons ATGATCTTAGGGAAACAAAAG gaaaggatgaaatacagaagaaaaacaagtcaactgttattacttttattgtttttatgggCTTTGTACAGACAGTATCATgtcag CACAAAGAAACTACAGAAGATATATCGGTGCTG GTCTATGAACAGTCCATCAAAGGAATTAAAGCTTTCAGACTGGTTTTCTCCCAG TCAATCCATGAACCTGACCACCACCAACTGGTCAGCTCCAGTTGTGTGGCATGGCACTTTCAATGAAGAAGTTTTGGAACAGTATTATGCCAAACATAAAATTACCGTGGGGCTGACTGTGTTTGCCGTAGGAAG ATATATCGACCACTATTTGAGGAAATTTATACTATCTGCAGATATGTTTTTTATGGTTGGCCATAAAGTCATAATTTATGTCCTGATAGATGACTTCTCCAGGATGCCTTGGATACAGCTGAGTCCCCTCCGTACAATCAAAGTGTTTGAAATCAAGCGAGAGAAGAGATGGCAAGATGTCAGCATGATGCGCATGAAGACTATTAGTGAACATGTTGTAGATCATATCCAGCGTGAAGTCGACTTTCTCTTCTGCATGGATGTAGATCAAGTCTTCGTAAGGAAATATGGAGTGGAGACTCTGGGGGAGTCAGTGGCTCAGTTACATGCTTACTGGTACAAGGCAGATCTGATAAAGGTGCCATATGAAAGAAGTGAGTTATCAGAAGCATATATACCTACTGGCATGGGAGATTTTTATTACCATGCTGCTGTATTTGGTGGCACTCCTACCCAAGTTCTCAATATTGCCAGGGAGTGCTTGAAAGGAATCATGAATGACAAGAAAAACAGCATTGAAGCAGTATGGCATGATGAAAGCCACTTAAATAAGTATTTCTTTCTCCACAAACCTGCTAAGCTCTTATCACCGGAATATTGCTGGGATTTTACTAGAACGGATATCATTAATATTCGTAATATCAAACTCTCTTGGGCtaaaaaggattataaacatCTTAGGGTGAAATTGTAG